Genomic DNA from Desulfomonilaceae bacterium:
AAGTATGGCGGGAAGGCCACAAACAATGGTTTCAGGACGAAACCCCTTTGCATCCGGTCCGGATAACGAAGCCGTTTTATATGGGCGCGTATGAGGTAACAGTCAAGCAGTTCAGGGATTTTGTGAACGACACCAAGTATAAGACGGATGCGCAGAAATCGGATGGCGGGATGGATTTCAGCAATAAGGAAAACAGATGGGTTCCCCAGAAAAACAGGAAGTGGGATTCGTGCCCCTGGAAGCTTGCGGACGATCAGCCGGTTGTATACATCTCATGGAATGACGCGCAGGCTTTTTGCAAGTGGTTGAGTGGCAAAGAAAAACGCAAATACAGGCTGCCAACGGAAGCGGAATGGGAGATGTGCTGTCGAGGCGGCTCCGTATGGTCTAGATACCCTTGGGGGGACAAGCTTCCGGGTGACCGGGACACAAATTTTGCGGATGGTAATCCAAAATTACCAGACAGCATGACTACTGTGAACGATGGCTACGAGACCGTGGCGCCGGTAGGGACCTATCCTCCAAATCGGTTCGGACTTTACGACATGGAAGGAAACGTCATGGAGTGGGTTCAGGACCATTATGACCGGAACTACTATGAGACATCGCCAATTAATGATCCTCAAGGGCCCTCGACTGGAACATCGAGAATGAACAAAGGTGGTAACTGGTTCGCCAGTCCCGCTGATTGCCGGTGCGCCTTCAGGGGCTTTTCCGGAGAAACCATGAGCTTCTGGAATCTTGGATTCCGTGTCGTGCTCGAAGACGACACCCGGGGAGTTCAATCGACAACCGCTCAAAATGATTCGGAAAGCGCCTCGTCCTCAAGGGGATCATCAGCTTCGGCCGCCATGCCGCCGAGTGAAGAAGACGGTATCAGGCTTTTCCAACAAGCCATGTTCGCAGCTCAGCAACAACAGTGGGACAATGCGATAGAGAACCTTGAAAAGGCGTTGAAGCTTTACGAACGGCGGGAAGATCCAAAATGGATAGCGCGAGTGAAGGCGACAATTGCGGGAATATACGCTGAACGTAACAGAACATTTAAGGCTAAGGAACTCTACACGGATGCTCTCTCAGAATTTCGTAAAATGGGGGATACCATAAACGCCCGTATTATCCTGTCACGGTTGCAGGAACTGGAAACTTCCCCAGGAGTAAAGGTGGTGGAAGTTCAAAAAGGGGGCATAGCGGACCGGGTCGGCATAGTTCCCGGTGACGTTCTGGTGGAATACGCCGGGGAGACCGGCTTAAGAGTAGCAAGCGTCAAAAAGCTTGTCGAAGAATACA
This window encodes:
- a CDS encoding SUMF1/EgtB/PvdO family nonheme iron enzyme, which encodes MIKLIFETNLLRKIVNVNYNESIIYFRPKNRYLTNVKQLLLSFLFKVYNCLNGFLPWRSSVKKTYYTPIVLPALALLAALILFWPASVCSASEEIAQKIQKAGELSLEGDKGRAVEIFRQALKECERTQGDSNDCSAWLRPLQGLNMLLESPKKQTVYKNSIGMTLVRIPAGEYMMGSPKQELDWLRLTFKKVWREGHKQWFQDETPLHPVRITKPFYMGAYEVTVKQFRDFVNDTKYKTDAQKSDGGMDFSNKENRWVPQKNRKWDSCPWKLADDQPVVYISWNDAQAFCKWLSGKEKRKYRLPTEAEWEMCCRGGSVWSRYPWGDKLPGDRDTNFADGNPKLPDSMTTVNDGYETVAPVGTYPPNRFGLYDMEGNVMEWVQDHYDRNYYETSPINDPQGPSTGTSRMNKGGNWFASPADCRCAFRGFSGETMSFWNLGFRVVLEDDTRGVQSTTAQNDSESASSSRGSSASAAMPPSEEDGIRLFQQAMFAAQQQQWDNAIENLEKALKLYERREDPKWIARVKATIAGIYAERNRTFKAKELYTDALSEFRKMGDTINARIILSRLQELETSPGVKVVEVQKGGIADRVGIVPGDVLVEYAGETGLRVASVKKLVEEYTRTPQVTLSVMNNGEITTTVVTGGPLGIALEDMKRPPRPARPPQQQQNQNQRERRPQRDRGNRR